The proteins below come from a single Paracoccus sp. SCSIO 75233 genomic window:
- the fmt gene encoding methionyl-tRNA formyltransferase: MKVIFMGTPEFSVAPLRKLAAAHDIVAVYTQPPREAGRGQKPRPSAVHRAAEELGLEIRHPATLRNTDAQADFAALDADVAVVVAYGLILPQPVLDAPRLGCVNIHASLLPRWRGAAPIHRAILEGDSETGIAIMQMEAGLDTGPVLAEARTDIGPEETTADLHNRLSQMGADLVADTLPRLPMQAKAQPEDGVTYAAKIDKAEARIDWTRPADAVDRKIRGLSPFPGAWCEIAGERVKLLRSRLVEGEGAPGEVLAGFRIACGTGAVEVLEAQRAGKRPMKSDEILRGLTLPASLT, encoded by the coding sequence ATGAAAGTGATTTTCATGGGAACGCCGGAGTTTTCTGTCGCCCCGCTGCGCAAGCTCGCCGCCGCGCATGACATCGTCGCCGTCTACACCCAGCCCCCGCGCGAGGCGGGCCGGGGCCAGAAACCGCGCCCCTCCGCCGTGCATCGCGCAGCGGAAGAACTCGGGCTGGAAATCCGCCACCCCGCCACATTGCGGAACACCGATGCACAGGCCGATTTCGCTGCGCTCGATGCCGATGTGGCCGTCGTCGTCGCCTATGGGCTGATCCTGCCCCAGCCGGTTCTGGATGCGCCCCGGCTGGGATGCGTGAACATCCACGCCTCGCTTCTGCCGCGCTGGCGGGGGGCCGCGCCGATCCATCGCGCGATCCTGGAAGGCGACAGCGAAACCGGCATCGCGATCATGCAGATGGAAGCCGGTCTCGACACCGGCCCGGTTCTGGCCGAAGCCCGCACCGACATCGGCCCGGAGGAAACGACCGCCGATCTGCATAACCGCCTGTCACAGATGGGCGCCGATCTGGTCGCCGATACCCTGCCCCGCCTGCCGATGCAGGCCAAGGCTCAGCCCGAGGACGGCGTCACCTACGCCGCCAAGATCGACAAGGCCGAAGCCAGAATCGACTGGACCCGCCCAGCCGACGCGGTCGACCGCAAGATCCGCGGCCTCTCCCCCTTCCCCGGCGCATGGTGCGAGATCGCGGGCGAGCGGGTGAAGCTGCTGCGGTCCCGTCTGGTCGAGGGCGAAGGCGCACCGGGCGAGGTGCTGGCCGGTTTCCGCATCGCCTGCGGCACCGGCGCCGTCGAGGTGCTGGAAGCCCAGCGAGCAGGCAAACGCCCGATGAAAAGCGACGAAATCCTGCGCGGCCTGACCCTGCCCGCCAGCCTGACCTGA